In the genome of Chryseobacterium oryzae, one region contains:
- a CDS encoding SusC/RagA family TonB-linked outer membrane protein: protein MNVKLRVITAGMLFFIGGQTILAQEKKPKLDTGTTEKKIEEVVLLGFSKTITQAKSTVASNTVGEIFMKDRPNINMLQSLQGSAPGVLMNAGSGSPGSAKFSLLIRGTSSINGNTDALIVIDDVPSNSSEFRNLNPNDIESYTVLKDAGATSLYGNKGANGVVVIKTKRGRYNSGLKFSYTANTGLSLRPLTKYNLANSQEYFQIMKNFGIDINQPGYELAKEGFQKGTDTDWAKRFFKPELYQSHDLSISTGGKNISTYNSFGYMEQGGAVPTTSFKRFSLRSNLNARSNDNKLNVNAQLGLGFSRRYELNEETNSGIRNNSVQNPLLGVLQGLPYLEANKYQTGKDLQNAIGTNFDRGQNIWVLEDILRPNSIPSYVDQLTVLANVGATYKLTDNFTIGNKAGIDFRQSDGVFGRAPWAYLSLVTMGSAKYGGFERQSTGKDFSFNNVASVNYSGKTGEHSFDASANMEYNKVQVKSTLFGQNGLDPRTYIPGAGTGYIPFDNSATSPYVPNVSAGRVRAGSLSFFGTFNYDFADKYGLNATIRRDATYRFVGENKWATFWAVSGRWNIEKEDFMQNSGFNVLKLRASYGTNGNQNIVAASAGGNPLTPANRAVRDQFVNVTGYGNQSSFNFSYGNPYAQWEEVTQANVGLDFRTFNNRLEGTIDVYDKVTDKLFNSVYTSGVSGSFTISGNNGKLSNRGVELGLRYKLINNENLALSIFANGAYNYTKVIDYDRGSKQEPGSTVIEPGRQLYQWYVYKYAGVNKSNGNLLFQTKDGGVTETPDISDASYVNASTIPKYNGSFGFEANYKGFFLNSLFTFQQGIRKFDNALYWLANPVGLGSNAVGSSNLSSDLLNAWTPTNSNSDIPSLNASNWNYTADSDYFLKDASFLKIRSVSLGYSLTKQQLSSLPIQGLKLYVQAENIYTWTKWRGFDPEPIVGSSLSIYPNPRMFMLGATIDF from the coding sequence ATGAATGTGAAATTACGTGTAATAACTGCAGGTATGCTGTTTTTTATTGGAGGGCAAACAATATTAGCTCAAGAAAAAAAACCGAAACTTGACACAGGTACAACAGAAAAAAAAATTGAAGAAGTAGTATTGCTTGGTTTTTCAAAAACAATTACTCAGGCAAAATCAACTGTTGCATCTAACACTGTTGGAGAGATTTTCATGAAAGATCGTCCAAACATTAATATGCTTCAATCACTACAAGGTTCTGCGCCTGGTGTGCTTATGAATGCGGGATCTGGAAGCCCTGGATCTGCAAAATTTAGCCTTTTGATTAGAGGAACCAGTTCAATTAATGGTAATACTGATGCCTTAATTGTTATTGATGATGTTCCATCTAACTCATCTGAGTTTAGAAACTTAAACCCTAATGACATTGAATCTTATACTGTATTGAAAGATGCAGGTGCAACTTCTCTTTATGGAAATAAAGGAGCAAACGGTGTTGTAGTAATTAAAACTAAGAGAGGTAGATATAATAGTGGGCTTAAATTTAGCTATACGGCTAATACAGGTTTGTCATTACGTCCTTTAACTAAGTATAATCTAGCAAATTCTCAAGAGTATTTTCAAATTATGAAAAACTTTGGAATTGATATTAATCAGCCAGGTTATGAATTAGCTAAAGAAGGGTTTCAAAAAGGAACAGATACTGATTGGGCTAAACGTTTCTTCAAACCAGAACTTTATCAGTCGCATGATTTATCAATATCTACTGGTGGAAAAAACATCTCTACATATAACTCTTTTGGATATATGGAGCAAGGAGGAGCGGTTCCAACAACAAGTTTTAAAAGATTTTCATTAAGATCAAACTTAAATGCTAGATCTAATGATAATAAATTAAATGTTAACGCTCAGTTAGGACTAGGTTTTTCTAGAAGATACGAACTAAACGAAGAAACTAATTCTGGAATTAGAAATAACTCTGTACAAAATCCACTATTAGGTGTTTTACAAGGGTTACCTTATTTAGAAGCTAACAAATATCAAACAGGTAAAGATCTTCAAAATGCAATCGGTACAAATTTTGACCGTGGACAAAATATTTGGGTTTTAGAGGATATTTTAAGACCTAATAGTATACCAAGTTACGTAGATCAGTTAACTGTATTGGCAAACGTTGGTGCTACATATAAATTGACCGATAATTTTACAATCGGAAATAAAGCGGGTATTGATTTCCGTCAAAGTGATGGAGTATTTGGTCGTGCACCTTGGGCATATTTGTCATTAGTTACAATGGGATCTGCTAAATATGGAGGATTCGAGAGACAATCTACTGGTAAAGACTTCAGTTTTAATAATGTTGCTAGTGTTAACTATTCTGGTAAAACGGGAGAGCATTCATTTGATGCCTCTGCAAACATGGAATATAATAAAGTTCAAGTAAAGAGTACGTTATTTGGACAGAACGGACTAGATCCAAGAACTTATATACCTGGAGCAGGAACTGGATATATTCCATTTGATAACTCTGCTACATCTCCGTATGTGCCGAATGTAAGTGCGGGAAGAGTTAGAGCAGGTTCATTATCATTTTTTGGAACATTTAATTATGACTTCGCAGATAAATATGGCTTGAATGCAACTATAAGAAGAGATGCTACTTATAGATTTGTTGGAGAAAATAAGTGGGCAACATTCTGGGCTGTCTCTGGTAGATGGAACATCGAGAAAGAAGACTTTATGCAGAATTCAGGATTTAATGTGCTGAAGTTGCGTGCATCGTATGGTACTAATGGTAACCAAAATATTGTTGCTGCATCTGCTGGAGGTAATCCTCTAACACCAGCAAATAGAGCTGTAAGAGATCAATTTGTTAATGTTACCGGATATGGTAACCAGTCATCATTCAATTTTAGCTACGGGAATCCTTATGCTCAATGGGAAGAAGTTACTCAGGCAAATGTTGGTTTAGATTTTAGAACTTTCAATAATAGATTAGAAGGAACTATTGATGTTTATGATAAGGTTACAGATAAATTGTTCAATTCAGTTTATACATCTGGAGTTTCTGGTTCTTTCACAATATCGGGTAATAATGGTAAATTGTCAAACAGAGGTGTTGAACTAGGTCTTAGATATAAACTTATTAATAACGAAAATCTTGCACTTTCAATTTTTGCAAACGGAGCTTATAATTATACAAAAGTAATTGATTATGATAGAGGTTCTAAGCAAGAGCCAGGAAGTACTGTTATTGAGCCGGGTAGACAGCTATATCAGTGGTATGTATATAAATATGCAGGTGTAAACAAAAGTAATGGTAATTTATTATTCCAAACTAAAGATGGTGGTGTAACAGAAACTCCAGATATTTCTGATGCTTCTTATGTAAACGCCAGTACAATTCCAAAATACAACGGAAGTTTCGGATTTGAAGCTAATTATAAAGGGTTCTTCCTTAACTCACTCTTCACATTCCAACAAGGTATTAGAAAATTTGATAATGCATTATATTGGTTAGCAAATCCTGTTGGTCTTGGTTCTAATGCTGTGGGTTCTAGTAATTTGTCAAGCGACTTGCTTAATGCTTGGACACCAACTAACTCGAATAGCGATATTCCAAGTTTGAACGCAAGCAATTGGAATTATACGGCAGATTCGGATTATTTCTTGAAAGATGCTTCTTTCCTAAAAATAAGATCAGTTTCATTAGGTTATTCTCTTACAAAGCAACAATTAAGCTCTCTTCCAATACAAGGACTTAAACTGTATGTTCAAGCAGAGAATATCTATACATGGACAAAATGGAGAGGGTTTGACCCAGAACCAATTGTAGGATCTAGTTTAAGTATTTATCCTAACCCAAGAATGTTTATGCTTGGAGCAACAATTGATTTTTAA
- a CDS encoding RagB/SusD family nutrient uptake outer membrane protein has protein sequence MKKFFLLLSFFALLTSCKDAIDITQDAEINDIPTRFQNVEDMQRFINGAVYPAFNPLNEIYFTSIFTDEVGFGPSSVSTDDILTHRFVLNSANGSVAGIWTHNYNIINKVNILIKGSTYVNFNSLSTGDKNLYLNILAQAKAMRALAYTTLESYFSTDMKDPNALGVILSTEPADIFGPKLPRVANSSIFQLIESDLTYALANANTTTVNTGSVPVQNSLSKGAINAIAARYYNYREDDNKARTYATAAITTSGLSLSSASVYPTIWADTARGEIIWSLYRPNSTTGSWSNIASLWTTNTTDLDGSVNWDMGRKLYNLFGNSDVRKTAFVDATSIFEYPSSFDPRNRDVIVINKYPGKTNAASAALLLRNDIKMFRVSEMALILAEVAARQNDFATAANYISAIQGARNNDPSITVTYTTAQQAFRGILTERRLELCFEGHRYVDIKRLGGTNRANIGVDRDAYDDTDTTMPLTLPASDYRFTLPIPLNELNSNPVTQNPGYN, from the coding sequence ATGAAAAAGTTTTTTTTATTATTATCATTTTTTGCTTTATTAACGTCTTGCAAAGATGCAATTGATATAACACAAGATGCGGAGATTAATGATATTCCTACAAGATTTCAAAATGTAGAAGATATGCAAAGATTCATTAATGGAGCGGTTTATCCTGCCTTTAATCCATTAAATGAAATATACTTTACATCTATTTTTACGGATGAAGTTGGATTTGGTCCTAGTAGTGTTAGTACTGATGATATTTTAACGCATAGATTTGTTTTAAACTCAGCTAATGGTTCTGTAGCAGGTATTTGGACGCATAATTATAATATTATTAATAAAGTTAATATTTTAATTAAAGGTAGTACTTATGTTAACTTTAATTCTTTATCTACTGGAGACAAAAATTTATATTTAAATATTTTGGCTCAAGCAAAAGCAATGAGAGCGTTAGCTTACACTACTTTAGAATCTTATTTTTCTACAGATATGAAGGATCCAAATGCTTTAGGAGTTATATTATCAACTGAACCTGCTGATATATTTGGTCCGAAACTACCAAGAGTAGCAAACTCTAGTATTTTTCAGTTAATTGAGTCTGATTTAACATATGCTTTAGCAAATGCTAATACAACTACAGTAAATACGGGTTCTGTACCAGTGCAAAATTCACTAAGTAAAGGAGCAATCAATGCAATAGCTGCAAGATATTACAATTATAGAGAAGATGATAATAAAGCTAGAACGTATGCAACTGCTGCAATTACTACTAGTGGATTATCATTATCTAGTGCATCGGTTTATCCTACAATTTGGGCAGATACTGCAAGAGGTGAAATAATTTGGTCACTATATCGTCCTAATAGTACAACAGGTAGCTGGTCTAATATTGCAAGTCTTTGGACTACCAATACAACAGATTTAGATGGTTCTGTTAACTGGGATATGGGTAGAAAATTATACAACCTTTTTGGTAATTCAGATGTTAGAAAAACTGCATTTGTAGATGCAACATCTATTTTTGAATATCCATCATCTTTCGATCCTCGTAATAGAGATGTAATTGTAATTAATAAATATCCTGGAAAAACTAATGCAGCTTCTGCGGCTTTACTTCTTAGAAATGATATTAAGATGTTTAGAGTTTCAGAAATGGCTTTAATTCTAGCAGAGGTAGCGGCTAGACAAAATGATTTTGCTACAGCAGCAAATTATATAAGTGCTATTCAAGGTGCTAGAAATAATGACCCTTCAATTACAGTTACCTATACAACAGCACAACAAGCGTTTAGAGGAATTTTAACTGAAAGAAGATTAGAGTTATGTTTTGAAGGTCATAGATATGTAGATATTAAAAGATTGGGTGGTACAAATAGAGCAAATATAGGTGTTGATAGAGATGCTTACGATGATACTGATACTACAATGCCACTTACATTACCTGCTTCTGATTACAGATTTACTCTTCCAATTCCATTAAACGAATTAAACTCAAATCCAGTAACACAAAATCCAGGATATAATTAA
- a CDS encoding putative porin has protein sequence MKYLLLIIFFFSFSAEAQFVRNKKDSSSVDKKKSDTLIVDSGKKDSLKIFKPTINDYQYQTQFSEKKIFDTVMTYNKTFIFSQYNNRDNFGRAQFANIGSGFNPLSYEFNPEQNLSLLPSNKSYGIVGINDVKYYDVKTPTATFIYHTAMKNGAALQSTYTQNIGKQFNFAIDYMGLRSQGFYRNALATNNNTIFSGHYISKKGNYELFAHYIHQNVNNQENGGIVDDDLFMSGEKQIKNRQYALVNLQATNSKYSYRRYYLSHQFTPFNSEKFPFRIRHTLFNQGNKYYYHQDNIENYWFVNPQDLINGFPLSTKKYSNNFSNTVSLVFDNERFKLDAGVRYQNLKFGITDNILSNIDMPSELKENRIGAVGNIQIKLFDKFELKSFLEISKGSQFGNYLRTTNNVKFEPIKDYFVDAKVNFQSSYPSFNYLANTSIYRNFNYFLADAKNQSVTEIGGSLHLKWFQSQLFANYFRIDNYTYFGSDSKPNQSSNSLNISQIGGDATFSYGKFHLNTRLQIQNVLTNKELMPLPSVIGRADFFFQSKAFKGAAEIQTGVKVYYFSKFASREYFPVLNEYILPRDNSFSIGGQPIADLYFNMKVKKMFFFIEGQQIGTLISHNKAYAFPHYPIYDFRLNIGIVWYLFN, from the coding sequence ATGAAATACCTATTGCTCATCATATTTTTCTTCAGTTTTTCTGCTGAAGCACAATTTGTTAGAAATAAAAAAGATTCTAGTAGTGTTGATAAGAAAAAGTCTGACACTTTAATAGTAGACTCTGGAAAAAAAGATTCTCTGAAAATTTTTAAGCCAACCATTAATGATTATCAATATCAAACACAGTTTTCTGAAAAGAAAATTTTTGATACGGTTATGACGTATAACAAGACGTTCATTTTTTCTCAATATAATAATCGTGATAACTTTGGGCGTGCGCAATTTGCAAATATTGGTAGTGGATTTAATCCTCTCTCTTATGAATTCAATCCAGAGCAGAATCTTTCACTGCTTCCATCAAATAAATCTTACGGTATAGTTGGTATCAACGATGTTAAATATTATGATGTTAAGACACCTACAGCAACTTTCATCTATCATACCGCGATGAAAAATGGTGCTGCTTTGCAATCTACTTATACTCAAAATATCGGTAAACAGTTCAATTTTGCGATAGATTATATGGGACTTAGATCGCAGGGTTTTTATAGAAATGCTTTAGCTACAAATAATAACACTATATTTTCGGGGCACTATATTTCTAAAAAAGGCAACTACGAACTTTTCGCTCATTACATCCATCAAAACGTAAATAATCAGGAAAATGGTGGTATTGTAGATGATGATCTTTTCATGTCTGGCGAAAAACAAATCAAAAACAGACAATATGCATTAGTTAATCTACAGGCAACAAATTCTAAGTATTCATACAGAAGATATTATTTAAGCCATCAGTTCACCCCTTTTAATTCGGAAAAATTTCCTTTTAGAATTAGGCATACACTTTTCAATCAGGGAAATAAATATTACTACCATCAGGACAATATAGAGAATTACTGGTTTGTAAACCCTCAGGATCTTATTAATGGCTTTCCTCTTTCCACCAAAAAATATTCTAATAATTTCAGTAATACAGTAAGTCTTGTCTTCGATAATGAACGTTTTAAACTGGATGCAGGTGTAAGATATCAAAATTTAAAATTTGGAATTACAGATAATATTTTATCTAATATAGATATGCCTTCAGAACTGAAAGAGAACAGGATAGGAGCTGTTGGTAATATTCAAATAAAATTATTTGATAAGTTTGAGTTGAAATCCTTTCTGGAAATTTCTAAAGGCAGTCAGTTTGGTAATTATCTCAGAACAACCAATAACGTGAAGTTTGAACCTATAAAAGATTACTTTGTAGATGCAAAAGTAAATTTCCAAAGTTCTTACCCATCATTTAATTATCTTGCTAATACTTCAATCTACAGAAATTTTAATTATTTTCTTGCAGATGCTAAAAACCAGTCTGTAACAGAAATTGGCGGAAGTTTACATCTTAAGTGGTTTCAGTCTCAGTTATTTGCTAATTATTTCAGGATAGATAATTATACTTACTTTGGATCCGACTCAAAACCTAATCAGAGCTCTAATTCGCTTAATATTTCTCAGATAGGAGGAGATGCAACTTTTTCTTACGGAAAATTCCATTTGAATACGCGCTTGCAGATTCAGAATGTTTTAACCAATAAAGAGCTTATGCCATTACCAAGCGTTATTGGGAGGGCAGATTTTTTCTTTCAGTCTAAAGCATTTAAAGGAGCTGCAGAAATACAGACCGGAGTAAAAGTTTACTATTTTTCAAAATTTGCTTCGAGAGAATATTTTCCTGTTCTTAACGAATATATCTTGCCAAGAGACAATTCTTTTTCTATAGGTGGACAGCCAATTGCAGATCTATATTTTAATATGAAGGTGAAGAAAATGTTTTTTTTCATAGAAGGTCAGCAAATAGGAACTTTAATCTCACATAACAAGGCTTATGCATTTCCTCACTATCCAATATATGATTTTAGATTGAATATTGGTATTGTTTGGTATTTGTTCAACTAA
- the bshC gene encoding bacillithiol biosynthesis cysteine-adding enzyme BshC codes for MKTIKKISFNDIESIPQLVKDFLKSDIEGFENAVFSKRNFENQIQRKQNSFSQEKRMILAETIENQLSEYILTSKQSENLGYLRSNNTFTITTGHQLNLFSGPVFFIYKILQTIKTCTYLKENFPDYNFVPVYWMASEDHDFEEINHFKTENNFYEINEKSGVVVGKIKISDTFFISEFEKEFRDTVFGTELTLMLKEAYKSGNTLTQAIRILVQRIFSKYGLLILDGDNKALKNEMVEVFKNELKHFRLQHASKEKVESLTEKYGKVQVNPRKINLFYLTDTRDRIDFDGVKYFVVDKNIEFTPEEIFEELENHPEKFSPNALMRPVYQETVLPNLAYIGGNAEIMYWLELKDYFNELSLPFPILIPRNSMLFLSEKILNKINKLDLSIEDFFGNFTKLVNDKILNDNKILDVLNSREEILHKQFSEIKDLAQLTDQSFGNLVKAEETRQTKSFERMKKRLLKAEKIKQNELLERLENLFLAVHPAKSWQERVYNFSVFYSDFGSEWIDFCLDEMEVEESKLIIVAI; via the coding sequence TTGAAAACAATAAAAAAAATATCATTTAATGATATAGAAAGCATTCCTCAACTTGTAAAAGATTTTCTTAAATCTGATATTGAGGGTTTTGAAAATGCTGTTTTTTCAAAAAGAAACTTTGAAAATCAAATTCAAAGGAAGCAAAACTCTTTTTCTCAGGAAAAAAGAATGATTCTTGCCGAGACCATAGAAAATCAACTTTCTGAGTATATTCTTACTTCAAAACAATCTGAAAATTTAGGTTATCTAAGATCGAACAATACTTTTACCATAACAACAGGACATCAGCTGAATCTTTTTTCGGGACCGGTTTTTTTTATTTATAAAATTTTGCAGACGATTAAAACCTGTACTTATTTAAAAGAAAATTTTCCGGATTATAATTTTGTTCCGGTATATTGGATGGCTTCTGAAGATCATGATTTTGAAGAAATAAATCACTTTAAAACTGAAAATAATTTTTATGAAATCAATGAAAAAAGTGGTGTTGTTGTAGGCAAGATTAAAATTAGCGATACTTTTTTTATTTCAGAGTTTGAAAAGGAATTCAGAGATACTGTTTTTGGAACGGAACTTACTTTAATGCTGAAGGAAGCTTACAAATCCGGAAATACGTTAACACAAGCGATACGGATTTTAGTTCAGAGAATATTTTCGAAATATGGTTTATTGATTTTGGATGGCGATAATAAAGCATTGAAAAATGAAATGGTCGAGGTTTTCAAAAATGAATTAAAACACTTCCGTTTACAACATGCTTCAAAAGAAAAAGTTGAATCTCTTACAGAAAAATATGGTAAAGTTCAGGTAAATCCCCGCAAGATTAATTTGTTTTACCTCACAGATACAAGAGACAGAATTGATTTTGATGGCGTAAAATATTTTGTGGTAGACAAAAATATAGAGTTTACTCCAGAAGAAATTTTTGAAGAGCTAGAAAATCACCCGGAAAAATTCAGTCCGAATGCTTTAATGAGACCGGTTTATCAGGAAACTGTTCTTCCTAATCTCGCCTACATAGGTGGAAATGCAGAAATTATGTATTGGCTGGAATTAAAGGATTATTTTAACGAACTCAGTTTACCTTTTCCTATTCTTATACCGAGAAATTCGATGCTTTTTTTATCTGAAAAGATTCTGAATAAAATAAACAAACTCGATCTTTCTATAGAAGATTTTTTTGGGAACTTCACAAAACTGGTTAATGATAAAATTTTGAATGATAACAAAATTTTAGATGTGCTGAATAGCCGAGAAGAAATACTTCATAAACAATTTTCCGAAATAAAAGATTTGGCACAACTCACAGATCAATCATTTGGCAATCTTGTGAAGGCTGAAGAAACCCGACAGACAAAATCTTTTGAAAGAATGAAAAAAAGACTTTTAAAAGCTGAAAAAATAAAACAAAATGAACTGTTGGAACGTCTGGAAAATCTTTTTCTTGCTGTGCATCCGGCTAAATCATGGCAGGAAAGAGTCTATAATTTCAGCGTTTTTTACTCAGATTTTGGTTCAGAATGGATAGATTTCTGTTTGGATGAAATGGAGGTTGAAGAATCGAAACTGATAATTGTTGCCATTTAA
- a CDS encoding amino acid ABC transporter substrate-binding protein — MSAQKTHTVVKGDNPYNISKKYGITVEELLKMNPKVKDGKLSIGDTLSVKAGSNTGVKTNSGSKTTQLGKIVLQPKQTIYGITKQYKISEEELRRLNPDLDSNMKIGNEVVLPLENVKKYGGASVISSAKPVESSSNTSSSTKSKIDSDIDKSSHSVSDNSQDEYATYTVEQGDTVFSIVNKFGITIDELVALNPDLAKGLKAGMVLKIRKLDPGYIKKNGDALSVVLMLPFGYSTNETQYRSMALDFLTGAKLAIERNAASGQKLDIKIVDSGNENSFKSSLSQINTNNTDLIIGPFFKSNVIDLLDFTKTQKIPVVAPFANSSELYGYSNLIILETTDQTYADKIAEEVKNAYSNQKIYILADAKKENANYLKSILEKNLKNANIIIVNSASEIQLDQNMMTGQSAPVIAVLANDNDAVGEAFSNKMIALSKEVQGIKAFSMYSTPSFEKKIDDLSQASLVYLMDRKIDTDGRFEKEVLAAYKTKYCKTPGKYAIIGFDVVNDMLTRENKRGEIFKQINKVQTQLATKFEFVRTKSNGAYINKGFRVIRLVP; from the coding sequence ATGTCTGCACAGAAAACTCATACCGTTGTAAAAGGCGATAATCCTTACAATATTTCCAAAAAATATGGGATTACGGTTGAAGAATTGCTTAAAATGAACCCAAAAGTAAAAGACGGAAAACTTTCTATTGGGGATACTTTGAGTGTGAAAGCTGGAAGCAATACAGGGGTTAAAACTAATTCTGGTTCCAAAACCACTCAGTTGGGTAAAATTGTTCTGCAGCCTAAACAAACCATTTATGGCATTACCAAACAATACAAAATTTCTGAAGAAGAACTAAGAAGGTTAAATCCAGATTTAGATTCTAATATGAAGATTGGCAATGAAGTGGTTCTCCCTCTTGAAAATGTTAAAAAATATGGCGGAGCTTCGGTAATTTCTTCTGCAAAACCAGTTGAAAGTTCTTCTAACACTTCATCAAGCACAAAATCTAAAATAGATTCGGATATAGACAAATCTTCGCATTCAGTCTCAGATAATTCTCAGGATGAATATGCTACTTATACTGTAGAACAAGGCGATACCGTTTTTTCCATCGTTAATAAATTCGGAATTACAATAGACGAATTGGTTGCCTTAAATCCAGATCTTGCCAAAGGTCTTAAAGCGGGAATGGTTTTAAAAATAAGAAAACTTGATCCTGGTTATATAAAGAAGAACGGAGATGCTTTAAGCGTTGTTTTGATGTTGCCTTTTGGGTACAGTACCAATGAAACTCAATACCGATCCATGGCTTTAGATTTTCTTACGGGAGCTAAATTGGCAATCGAAAGAAATGCAGCTTCAGGGCAGAAACTGGATATTAAAATTGTAGATTCCGGAAATGAAAATTCTTTTAAGAGTTCGCTTTCTCAAATCAATACCAATAATACAGATCTTATTATTGGGCCATTTTTCAAGTCTAATGTTATAGATCTTTTAGATTTTACTAAAACTCAAAAAATTCCTGTAGTTGCTCCATTTGCAAATTCTTCAGAATTATATGGTTACAGTAATCTTATCATTTTAGAAACTACAGATCAAACCTATGCAGATAAAATAGCTGAAGAAGTTAAAAACGCATATTCTAATCAGAAAATCTATATTTTGGCAGATGCAAAAAAAGAAAATGCCAATTATCTGAAGTCAATTCTTGAAAAAAATTTGAAAAACGCAAATATCATCATTGTAAATTCAGCATCAGAAATTCAGCTCGACCAAAATATGATGACGGGACAATCTGCTCCTGTTATTGCTGTCTTGGCAAATGATAATGACGCTGTGGGAGAGGCTTTTTCAAACAAAATGATTGCTCTCTCTAAAGAAGTTCAGGGGATAAAAGCATTCAGTATGTACTCCACCCCAAGTTTTGAGAAAAAAATTGACGATTTAAGTCAGGCAAGTTTGGTGTATCTTATGGATAGAAAGATAGATACAGACGGAAGATTCGAAAAAGAAGTTTTAGCAGCTTATAAGACCAAATATTGTAAAACACCAGGGAAATATGCCATTATTGGCTTCGATGTGGTAAACGATATGCTTACAAGAGAGAATAAAAGAGGTGAAATTTTTAAACAAATCAATAAAGTGCAGACTCAGTTGGCAACTAAGTTTGAATTTGTAAGAACAAAGTCTAACGGAGCTTACATCAACAAAGGTTTCCGAGTGATAAGACTGGTACCATAA
- the fabD gene encoding ACP S-malonyltransferase — MKALVFPGQGSQYVGMGKELYDSRKDIKDLMESANEILGFDILSLMFSGTDEDLKKTEVTQPSIFIHSVAALKAINGLGAEMVAGHSLGEFSALVANGVLSFDDGLKLVSERAKAMQEACDANPSSMAAILGLEDAVVEEICASISGIVVPANYNCPGQLVISGETVAVEEACVKLKEAGAKRALLLPVNGAFHSPLMKPAQERLAAAIENTKFRKATIPVYQNITTTAVTDPDQIKKNLIEQLTGSVKWTQSVQNMIKDGASHFVEVGPGKTLQGLIKKINSEVTSASAI, encoded by the coding sequence ATGAAAGCACTTGTATTTCCTGGGCAGGGATCGCAGTATGTAGGAATGGGAAAAGAATTATACGATTCCCGAAAAGACATCAAAGATTTAATGGAATCTGCCAATGAAATTTTAGGGTTTGACATCCTTTCACTCATGTTCAGCGGAACCGATGAAGATCTTAAAAAAACAGAGGTTACTCAGCCTTCTATATTCATCCATTCTGTGGCTGCTTTAAAAGCTATCAATGGCTTAGGTGCAGAAATGGTTGCAGGGCATTCTTTGGGAGAATTTTCTGCTTTAGTGGCAAATGGAGTTTTGTCTTTCGATGATGGATTAAAATTAGTTTCTGAAAGAGCTAAGGCAATGCAGGAAGCATGTGATGCCAATCCTAGCTCTATGGCAGCAATTTTAGGTTTAGAAGATGCTGTAGTTGAAGAAATCTGTGCTTCAATTAGCGGAATTGTTGTTCCTGCAAATTATAACTGTCCTGGGCAGCTTGTTATTTCTGGGGAAACTGTGGCGGTAGAAGAAGCTTGTGTAAAATTAAAAGAAGCTGGAGCTAAAAGAGCATTGCTTTTACCTGTAAACGGAGCATTTCATTCGCCTTTAATGAAGCCGGCACAAGAAAGATTGGCTGCTGCTATAGAAAACACTAAATTCAGAAAAGCTACCATTCCTGTTTATCAGAATATTACAACAACTGCTGTTACAGATCCGGATCAGATTAAGAAAAATTTAATCGAGCAATTAACCGGTTCGGTAAAATGGACTCAATCTGTACAGAATATGATTAAAGATGGGGCTTCTCATTTCGTAGAAGTGGGTCCCGGGAAAACTTTACAAGGATTAATTAAAAAAATTAATAGCGAAGTAACTTCTGCTTCAGCAATTTAA